GGCCACGACATGCGCCGCCGCCTGCTGGTCAAGCCGGGCATCACCGGCCTGTGGCAGGTCAGCGGCCGCTCGGACCTCTCGTGGGACGAGTCGGTGCGCATCGACGTCCGCTACGTGGAGAACTGGTCGCTGTCCTTCGACTTCATGATCCTGGCGAAGACCGTCGGCGCCGTCGTCCGCAGCTCCGGGGCGTACTGACCCCCAGCAGCACCTGAGTTCGCACCGGCCCGGACCTGCCCAGGTCCGGGCCGGTCTGCGTCCTACCCAGGGTCACCACCCGGACGGGTGGAGTCGCCCGGCCGTGGACTACACACGGCACCCGGTCCTGCCGATGATCGGCTCATGGTCCTGATGCTGCTGGTGTGGGTGTTCGCCGCGATCACCCTGGCGTTCGTGCTCGGTGCGGCCGTCCGCATGGCCGACCACCACGAGGCGTGCGACCTGTACCTGGACGACGTCCTGGCCGTGGCACACGGCGGCGTCGCCGTCCCCGCCGACCGCTGACCCACTGGCAGCCGGCAGCCCGGCTCAGTTGGGGACGGCGTCCAGCGCCTCGTCGGTGAACTCGTCGGCGTTCTGGCTCAGCGAGTCCGACTGCAGGTAGCCCCACATCCGCTCGGCGGTCGTGGTGTCCAGGTAGACGACGCTCGCGGCGCCCTCGGTCCCGGTGCCCAGCACGGGCGCGGTGAAGAAGTCGATCCCGTCCGGGGTGACGCCCCGGGCGGAGAGGGCCAGGGACAGCAGGCCGCCGTTGCCGAGCGAGTCGTCGACGGCGATCGAGCTGGTCACCGCGAGGAGCACCTCGTCGAGCTGTCCCGGGCTGGAGAACGTGCCCTGCTGGAAGAGCTTGGTGAACAGCGACCGCAGGTAGTTCTGCTGCCGCCGGACGCGGTCGAAGTCCCCGCCGGGCAGGTCGTAGCGCTGGCCCACGTACCAGCGGGCCTGGTCGCCGTCCAGGTGGTTCGTGCCCTGGGTGAAGGTGTACGGTCCCCAGCTGGTGGTCTCGGCGACCTCGACGTCCACCCCGCCGAGGGCGTCGGTCATCGAGATGAGGCCCTCGAAGCTGATCGCGGCGTAGTGGTCGATGCGCACGCCGGTGAGCTGCTCCACCGTCTGGACCAGCAGGCTGGGCCCACCGAAGGCGTAAGCGGCGTTGATCTTGTTCTTGCCGTGCCCCGGGATGTCGACCCACGAGTCGCGGGGGATGGACACGACCTGGACGTGCTGCCGGTCGCCGGACAGCCGGGCGATCATGATCGCGTCCGACCGAGCATCGGGGAGCTCCCCGCCGGCGATGTCTGCCCGGGTGTCGGACCCGACCAGGAGGAAGGTGACCGGCTCGGCGTCCGTGCCGTCCTCCGGCGTGGCCGGTGCGGGACGGCTCTCGGGGTCCAGGCCGGCGAAGACGTCACCCACCCGGTCGATGTTGCCGGCGTAGCGGTCGGTGAGGTACCAGGCGGCACCGCCGACGACCAGGGCCATGACCAGGGTCAGCACGCCGAGGCCGACAGCCAGGCGGCGCAGCACCGAGCGACGGCGAGGTGGCGGCGGGCTGTCACGCTCGTCGACGGCGGCTGTCGTGTCCTCGGTCGACGTCACCGCGCCGTCCAGCGGACGTGGGTCGGCGTCGGCCGTTCCTGGCTGGTCGTCGTCCATGGTCTCCCCCGTCGGTTCGCGCCGACGGTACGGCGGGAGGGCTCCGGGGCGCTCAGGGGTCACCCGTCAGGGTGATTCGCGGCCCAGCAGGGTCAGAGCCCGGGTCGACGCTGTCCGCACCGGCAGGCGTAGGTGCTCCCGTGGTCCAGCCACTCCGGCCCTGACCAGCGGAACCAGTGCAGGTGTGTCCTCTGCAGGATGCGCACCGCCTGCTCGCCTCCTGGTGGGTTCGATCACGGGCGGGTTCGCCCGGGGTGATCCTGCCTCCTCGCAGGGGACCCGGCTGCGTGGTCCCGCGGGGTGTCGCGGCCTGCCGCTCAGGGGTCGTCACTGGCAGTAGTCGGGTGTCAGGGGCCGGCGGGAGTGCGTGTTCACCTCCCGGCTACCCGAACGGGTGGGGCAGTCCACGATCCCTTGTCTTTGCTGTCACGGAGGGTCACTATTCGACCGGACCAGAGCTGAGGACCTGCACGTCAACGACGAGCACCCATCGAGCTCGACAGAAGTGGTCACGTGGAGTGAGAGGTCGGGGGAGATGCTCGCGGGTTCAGGTGGGGGTACACCGGGCGGTTCGCGGTCTGCTGCGGCGCTCACAGAGCGTGCGGTGTGGACGAGGACTGCGCGCCGCGCGGACCTGCGTGTCCTGACCACTCCCGTCACGCAGGTCCCGGGGACCCCGGCTCACGGGGCACCCGCGGCGCCCCGTGCCCTGCACCCCCCGGTCGGCGGCACCCCGCCGTGGGCCCGCCGGTACCTGGCCGCCCTCGTGGGTGGCGACGTCCTCCTCGGAGCAGCAGCCGGTGCGGTGCTCGTGGGTGAGGTCATGGCCACCCCGCGGAGCGCTCTCCTCTGGGCCTGCCTGCTGCTCCCGGTGCTGTGGCCGGCGCACGTCGCGCTCGCTGGCGGTTACGCCGCCCGGGTCGCTGCCCTGGGCCGGGAGGAGCTCTCCCGGGTGCTGCGGGCCGGCCTGGCCGCCCTCGCCCTCGTCGGGTTCGCCTCCTACGCCTTCGAGCTGGAGCTCTCCCGCCGTCTCGTCGTCCTGGTCCTGCCCGCCCTGGTGCTGGCCTCCCTGGTGCTGCGCTACGCGGCCCGAGCACGGCTGCGGGCCCTACGGCGCTCCGGGCGGTGCACCAAGCGGGTGCTCCTCGTGGGCCGCGGGCAGGCCGTGCTGAGCCTGGCGGAGCGGCTGGCCGCCGATCCGTCCTCCGGTCTCGTCGTCGTCGGCGCCTGCGTCACCGACCCCGACCGGCGGCACGTGGCCGGCGTCACCGGCCTGCCGGTGGCCGGTCTCGCGGACGTCGCGGCGACCGCTGCCGACCTCGGCGTGGACACCGTCGCGGTGACCAGTGCCAGCGAGACCGCGGCCGAGTACCTGCGCCGCCTGTCCTGGCAGCTCGAGGGGTCGGGCCTGGAGCTGCTGGTGGCGCCCGGTCTGATCGAGGTGGCCGGTCCGCGGCTGCACATCCGCCCGTTCGACGGGCTGCCGCTCCTCGCCGTCGAGCAGCCCCGGTTCGAGGGCTGGCGGCGCGTGGTGAAGGCCCTGGTGGACCGCGGCCTGGCCCTCGCGGCCCTGGTCGCCCTCGGGCCGCTGCTGATGGTGCTGGCCGTGGCGGTGCGCTGCGACAGCCCCGGCCCGGTGTTCTTCCGCCAGGAGCGGGTGGGCAAGGACGGCCACACGTTCTCGATGATCAAGTTCCGCAGCATGGTCGTGGACGCCGAGGTGCAGCTGGCCCGCCTGCGCGAGACCAACGAGTCCGACGGGCTGCTCTTCAAGATGCGGGCCGACCCCCGGATCACCCGCACGGGCCGGTGGCTCCGGCGCCTGTCCCTCGACGAGCTGCCCCAGCTCTTCAACGTCCTGGGCGGCTCGATGTCCCTGGTCGGCCCCCGACCGCCCCTGCCGGTCGAGGTG
This sequence is a window from Geodermatophilaceae bacterium NBWT11. Protein-coding genes within it:
- a CDS encoding LytR family transcriptional regulator; the encoded protein is MDDDQPGTADADPRPLDGAVTSTEDTTAAVDERDSPPPPRRRSVLRRLAVGLGVLTLVMALVVGGAAWYLTDRYAGNIDRVGDVFAGLDPESRPAPATPEDGTDAEPVTFLLVGSDTRADIAGGELPDARSDAIMIARLSGDRQHVQVVSIPRDSWVDIPGHGKNKINAAYAFGGPSLLVQTVEQLTGVRIDHYAAISFEGLISMTDALGGVDVEVAETTSWGPYTFTQGTNHLDGDQARWYVGQRYDLPGGDFDRVRRQQNYLRSLFTKLFQQGTFSSPGQLDEVLLAVTSSIAVDDSLGNGGLLSLALSARGVTPDGIDFFTAPVLGTGTEGAASVVYLDTTTAERMWGYLQSDSLSQNADEFTDEALDAVPN
- a CDS encoding sugar transferase, which encodes MLAGSGGGTPGGSRSAAALTERAVWTRTARRADLRVLTTPVTQVPGTPAHGAPAAPRALHPPVGGTPPWARRYLAALVGGDVLLGAAAGAVLVGEVMATPRSALLWACLLLPVLWPAHVALAGGYAARVAALGREELSRVLRAGLAALALVGFASYAFELELSRRLVVLVLPALVLASLVLRYAARARLRALRRSGRCTKRVLLVGRGQAVLSLAERLAADPSSGLVVVGACVTDPDRRHVAGVTGLPVAGLADVAATAADLGVDTVAVTSASETAAEYLRRLSWQLEGSGLELLVAPGLIEVAGPRLHIRPFDGLPLLAVEQPRFEGWRRVVKALVDRGLALAALVALGPLLMVLAVAVRCDSPGPVFFRQERVGKDGHTFSMIKFRSMVVDAEVQLARLRETNESDGLLFKMRADPRITRTGRWLRRLSLDELPQLFNVLGGSMSLVGPRPPLPVEVARYDGSITRRLLVKPGLTGLWQISGRSDLSWEESVRLDLRYVENWSLAMDASILWRTTRAVLSSSGAY